One genomic window of Bacteroidota bacterium includes the following:
- a CDS encoding AraC family transcriptional regulator — MQHQINWGNRDAGCKMQDTGCKMQDARCRMQDTGCKIQDARCRMQDAGCKIQDARYRMQDTGCKIQDARYRMQDTGCKIQD; from the coding sequence GTGCAGCATCAGATAAATTGGGGGAATAGAGATGCAGGATGCAAGATGCAGGATACAGGATGCAAGATGCAGGATGCAAGATGCAGGATGCAAGATACAGGATGCAAGATACAGGATGCAAGATGCAGGATGCAAGATGCAGGATGCAAGATACAGGATGCAAGATACAGGATGCAAGATACAGGATGCAAGATACAGGATGCAAGATACAGGATGCAAGATACAGGATGCAAGATACAGGATG